Below is a genomic region from Anabas testudineus chromosome 13, fAnaTes1.2, whole genome shotgun sequence.
AGGACAGACCAAGTTCAGAGAAAAGTGATGCATCTCTTTCTTGAAGGTGAgcaatcatcttcctgctggCTTCACCTCCTTTTCTCTTCACGCAGTCGACGAGACAGCGtgccctgtctgctctgctaTTGGTTTCCTCATGTATTGAGTCCTTCTCCCCGTCATTCAAGATGCCGTCATCTAAAAGGTCGTCCAGGAGCTGACTGATCACTTCTTTGGACACCTTGTCCACAAACTTGCGCCTGATGTTGGCGAGCTCCTTCTCTGCaataaaagagggaaagagggagaagagattGGAGCATCTACAGTGTTCAGGTGAAGTTGAAGTTGTAAGGAAtggttttgttctttaaatgaTACAAATGATacataattataaaataacattacGTAAACGTTTCGTGTTTCTGTTAACAGGCTACATGGTGGGAGGGGCGTCTATATCGCGCACTTCCTTATGCTCATATATATGTATTAGAATAGCTGAACTTTAGCTTATTCAAAATAAACTCCATGTCTGACAATAATAGATCCTATTTCAACAAAggttgtaaaatgaaatgaagaaaacgAAGGCATCTTTTATTGTCTCTGCTTCTACAGAAGTATTGGCGGCAGCAAAGTGAAACTACGTGGCACACACAGGAAAAACGCAGAATATCCTCAAcaaatgacttttcttttacagaCATTTCTTGTAAAAAACAAAGGGACTACGAAAAATGCATCTCTAACTCCTGTGTTTCACCAGTTGCATTCATAAACACCACAAACTGTGAACGCAGCTCATAATAACTATTGCTTTACATGTCCGATCGCCTACATGTTGCCGCGAAAATACAGTAGTTTACACTATCTTAAgtcctctttttttttgcaatatgCATAAACTCTTACCTGCCATTGTTCAAATCTCGTATCACTTCAGCTTAGCCAGAACGGTGTGaactgaaatataataattacacCTGAAAACATGTTCCGACAGGCTGCGTAAAAGCTGTGCGCAATGCGCACTGATCCTGTTTTATAAGTAACCACAGCGCAGTTAACAGCTGTGccacagctgcaggaagtgaTAAAATGTCACTTTACAATCAGACAAAGAACTCTAGGGAAGTCATGACTGTTAAGCAGCAGAAATCAGACTATAACAGTGATCTACTGTAGAAATGTTAAGTCTCATATGGCGATagcaaaagaaatgaaaaaatacaagGCActaaaatcacagaaaacaacattattaaattaGATCAAAGAATTGTCTTATTGCATCAGACACAAACCATCACACAAGCTACAAATGTAAGTCATTCTCCTTTAgctctgtatatatttattcacCAGCAGTAGTGGAGGAAGTACAAAACAGTTAACGAGTATTTGTCAAACCCACtgttgttacattttaaaactttatctACTGCTCAAAAATTCCACGTGAAAGCAGTTAAATATTTTTCCCTGTCAGTATTACAATAATTACAGACAATGTATTCCATAAAGCGTAAACTGGATTCTTCATATCTACACCATCGTCTTAGAAGCTATtggaaatgtgtatttgtgctaCAATGACTAAGGATGTGCTAGATATCCAGTGATGATGGTTATGAATGAACCTGGATATCACATTAttgcaatgtgtgtgtggactCACACCAGATACAACTTAATGATCATTTCTGTATTAAAACTATAGCATACATAATGTCAGGAAATCTGAGAGCATAGCTCTGTTATCTAATGTGGCTTTATAATGAATGATGAGCATCTTCAGTCTTCATGAGCGTGAACTgatgtttctcctcctcttgaGTGGCTGTTGGTGGAAACAAGAGATTGGTGAATCAGACTAGTGTTCTTCTGAGTTGACAGAAAGCATCGtattgtttatttctctgtgccATGGACCCATTATTCCCCACAAACTATTGAACACACATAAGGTAATTCATTTAGAGTCAAACCTACATATTCTATTGATGCACAGTTAAAAATGGTTCCTTTCAAATACatattacaaatacacattaatCTGTATAGAGGATAAAGTCCCTAGTTTGTAAAACGACTGTGATAATATGAGGTCAAAGTTCACCCTTGGTAGTTCCACTGAAGTACGTCAGCTCAACTGTTCAAACCGGTGGGGGCAGACCCAGCTCCGTGAAAAGTGTTGGATCTCTCTCTTGAAGGTGAGCAATCATCTTTTTGCTGGcttctctcccttttctcttcaCAGTGTCGATGAGACAGcgtgctctgtctgctctgctaTTATTGCTCTCAAGTATTGAGTCTTTCTCCCCATCATTCAAGATACCGTCATCTAAAAGATCGTCCAGGAGCTGTTTGATAAGTTCCCCAGACACTTTAGCCACAAACTGGATCCTTATGCTGCCAAGCTCAGTGTCTACATAAAGGGAAAGGAACAGGTTGttattcaaattaaagtttaatgagTCCAACCTGGCATATACACCTTATcaggcagaggaaaaaaaatacattaaatatacatCAAGTTTCtaaacatgaaaatacactTAATAGCCTATACGATCAAATGCAATCCTATACTACACATCTACCACAAGATCATATGGCAATCCAGTCCAAATGAACCTGAAACTGTGAACTATTTCAAACCCAACAGTATTTATAGTGGACTACTTGATTTGCAGAACAGGCCCTTTCAGAGTGTTATGTTGCTATTTATTAGGTTTTAAATTTAGATTACTATTGTTGATATCACTCACATCCAGTTATGTGCTTACATTAATGTGTGCTTGGCGTGCCGCAGGGCTCAGTTGTTGGTCCTCTACTGTTgtccatctatactacatctCTAGGTTCCTTTATCCAGTCATAACTTTTCCTAacattgctatgctgacgacacacagcttttcctgtcatttccactAAGTCTGCCTGAAACATGGGGGGGGATCATTGATGATCACCTGAGATTAACTGgtcacatctcctctgtctcaagggcatgcagatttgagcctttcaacatcagaaagatcagaccctcCCTTTaggactatacaacacaactcattgtgcagccTGTGGTATCCCATCTTGAGTTACCAGCATGCAAAATCAAACCCCTCCGCATGAtccaaaatacagcagcacgtcttatttttgatcagccaaaaaggacacgttacaccacttttcagatctctgcactggcttcctgtagccgCCCGCATCAggtcaaagccctgaccctttCCTACAAAGTGGTTAACTCAGCAGCACCAGCTTACCTGAACTCCTTCATCCAGGTCTATAATTATCTTGCTCACTGCGTCTGTGGTCccttcacctcacctcaaatGATCCCTGGCAAaacctttcagctctgtggttccacgatggtggaacaacctCAGCACACTCAGCTGcatcactctcaactttcaaaaacttgctgaaaactgAACTCTTCTGAACTTTTCcctgcacttaaaaccttaagaacaagcaaacaaacaacttgcacttataccccatgtaACTGAAGCAGCACTTTATTGTTCTTCTCCTTGGTTTAGATGTTTggcttgctttgtacctcacttgtaagtcgctttggataaaagcatctgccaaataactaaatgtaaatgtaaaatctggATGTTCAGGAAACTTACAATATTTGcctaaaattaaacacacatgGCAGGTACAGTGTATATCCACAGTCTTGGTTTCTTGTGTTTAGGGTGTGGTCCTTCTGTGCTTGGTGTAAAAGTGAAACCATGATATAGACCTGCTCATACGATTTAGGccataaatattatatatttatataatctAAAATATATAGATTATCAGTGTGGAAATCAAGCAATAAAACCTAAATGAATTGAATCTAATGGTTTCATCTTTAATCTGTTGTTTGCCTGTAACAAACACGTAGGCTTCGTCTACTTCGttacataaaacatgaataatgaTCGAGAGCACATGAATCAGTCCTCATGCAAAACAAatcagttgttgttgtattCTGATGTATGTTGTGAACACACTCTCTGACACCTGGATTTCTCTGTTGTCTTGCACAGACGTGCACGGTGGTCACTTCATATAGAGAATCGTTTCTTTCCTTGTGTCGTCTGCGGACTGTCTGCAGCTCAGCACGATCCGCTCCAATCTGAACTTGACTTTGACCGAAAGTCGAGTTTATCAGCACAGTTCAAGTCATAACGACACAAATGAATGTGCTCGGATCACTTTCCGCTTGCTGATCGCGCTGATTTCAAACTTGAGTTCTGCTTATAGATCTGCTGATCAATGATTAGACCTCTCTTACCTGCCATTGCTCATAAACCGCCGAAACTTATAATGTCCAGAATCtttcattaaaaatagtttcaaaATGTTAATGAATGTGGCAGCCTACCAATCAGCTACCgagaatacttttttttaaactatgcTGTTAATTGCTCCAAAGAAACCTCTGGTTTGCGTTTTCACATGTGGATAAGAGCCCTGGGTGGAGTTACTGTGTTCAGGTGCAGTGTAATCCACTAGGCGGCGGTACACCGTGTGATCGCATTAATGTAGCCTGTTCAAAACACCACCGAAGAAGAGAGAACTGCCAGACAAAATGGCTGTGGGACGAAGCTAGCTGCTTGGCTAATGTAAACATCTAACAACTAACAGTACACTGGAGCTGGAGCGTCGATAGCGTTACCCAATAGTTTGTGGATACTGCGAAGGGGAGTGTATGTTGACACAAATCCACAACCTAGATAATCATCATTATCATAACGTTAATCTAGCTAGTTACCATAGTTTGCTAGGTTAGCTCGTAAATTAGCCTGGGCAGTTAAACACTGGCAGCTAGCTGTAGATTCACGTTAGCTTGTTTGATTTCGCGTTATGAAAAACTTTAACGTAACAGGGGACATCTTTCAGAAGTGACAGGAGTTCATTGTCGCTAACGGATGTCACTGCTGTGAGAGTGTATTCTGATTAAGAGTTAATGCCCTGGATGTTGAGTATTGGGAGAACCAGCTACTGACTATTAGCAAGCTAATGCTTACAAGTAAACAGGCCAAAGCTGGAGGCATTCCTTCAGTCTCATTGCCCAGGGATTAGGATTAACAAACCAGTTTGTATTAAAGTAAAGTTATCGTAACGCAAATGAGCTGGGAGATCAACGACATGTGGTGACATTAGTCTAGATCTGGGCGCCGAATCAACTCTGCTGCGAGTTGTAGCAATCTTGAATGTCAAATTAATGTTTGTATTATGTAATGTattgaataaaattaaaatcaccATTGTTACAGCGTAACTTCTTCCaaagttctttttttcttaaaggtATCACGTTACAACTCTCTTTtgcagttgtgtttttaaagttgtcTGTCTCCTGCACCCTCCCTAGAAGTCCCCCTGACTTTGGTGGAGGAGAATGAGCCAGCGGCGTGGGATCCATCTGGACCAATCGGAGCTGCTTTGCAAGAAAGGATGTGGTTTTTATGGCAACACTGCTTGGCAGGGCCTGTGCTCGAAGTGCTGGCGAGAGGAAAATCAACgtgaaaagcaaaaacagattCAAGATGACTGGGCACTCGCTGAAAGGTTTGTCTGACTTTCTGCATCCTGTGTATAATTATCAATAAGTGGCAAAAAACAATGTACTTTGGTCGCTTACCTTCAAATTTTAGCTGGTTTGCTCTTGTGTCCGCCCTTCTAACTGAGAACTATTACAGTTGTACTGTCTTTTCTCTTCCAGGCttcagagagaggaagaggaagcgTATGCAAGCAGACAACAGAGAGCTCCATCACAGCCGACCATTACACCCTTCAGCAAGTTTGAAGAAAGGAAAACTAAGGAAAAGTCCAGCAAAGTCAACACAGTCACaaagtttttctctccttccacaAAGACACCACCAAAAAAAGGTATATTAGGTATATACTAATGCACATTTTCCTGTATGACAGAGATGACgtctttatgtttgtttttggtttcctAGCTTGACAAACTAGTCAGCACAAAATAATATACACTACTGCAGTACATATCGTAACTACTGTCATAATAGGAGGAAATGCTTCAAGTGTCTCTAGCTTTAATCACAGTATCATTAAATATCCTGCCCCAGATGCTGCTCCCTTTGACACACAGTCCAGCCCAAGCCCCAGCTCCTCAGCAAGTCGGCATTCCTCTGTGGACAGCGACCACGCAACTCAAGAGTTCATTGATTTTCTCCGGCCTCTGAAATCTGGCAGGGAGATCTTTAAACAGTGTCGGGCCTTCACAGAGAGTATGGTTTATAAGCGGGTGAGCTCAAAGGGATTACTCATTATGTTCAGTCactatgtatttgtgtgtttgtggttatttttttcttagtCATCTTTGGTTTAAGAGTGGGTTTATACTTCTTTAGAATGTAATAATGGCAACACATTTATAGCCTCTTGTAATTGCACCACAGGTCTTCTTTCCACTAGGGTTTATCCGGTATACTCTTTTATTACTACACCTTCTAATTTATTACTAAACGGTTCTCTgcttcctgtgtttcctgtcttcCATTCCCTTAATGAAATCTTGAAAATATCTTTATTGTAAGtgcttaaaaaacaaagtgtgtgcaTGACATTGTCAAGTACCTTAAACATTTGTTCAGTGACTGGTGAATTTGTGAATGTTTTCCCAGAGAGATACACTGACTCTCACACATTGGTGCCTCAAGTTTGTTAACTATATGATTGGTGAATGCAGTACTCCTTCAGTCATTGCAGAAGTGTTTTTTAGCTATTAGctattaatatatttacagcttataaatatttacagtaaacaaaaaaacagaaaatctagACTGTGCACTATTTGTCACATTGCCATATATGAGCTTGATTTAAGTGTCTGTGAGTgatatttttaaactgaaattcatttaaattgtcCATTGGTTATACAGGACACGGGTGCAGATGAACTGTCAGAGTGTGTGCAGGACTTTTACCAGAACCTTTCAGAACGCCTCCATACCCAGTTTAAAGGTACTGTGTAACCGTTTTAATTAGCTCTGTGCACTGTTTTTAACACTGTTAAAAACACTAACACTCACACTGTGCGTGTCTTTGTGCTACTGTCCATAGGTTCTTCAGATCATGTAGAGAGCGTCATGGATCAAGTAGAGAAGTACATGATGACTCGTCTCTACAAGGAAGTCTTCTGTCCTGAAACCACAGATGATGAGAAGAAAGACTTGGCCATTCAGAAGAGAATCAGGTTAGCAAGCTAAAGTTGTAGTAATGCTTACATTTACTATTCTGGTggtcatccatccatccatcgcCTTGAATTACTGCAGAGCACAAGGAAACACAATTTCACATAGATTGGCTACATGTGAGATAAAGATGACATGATTATTGTGTTCTGTTACAGAACTTTGCACTGGGTCACCATTGAGATGCTTTGTGTTCCTGTAGACGAGGAGATCCCTGAGGTTTCCGACAGTGTAGTCAAAGCCATCACAGGTGAGTTTCATTGGGATATTTTTGCAGAAGACCAGGGTACGAAATCAGTTAATTATCTTAGCTTCAGAGTTCCAGTAAAATGTTCAGATTAACAATTCGTTTTCCCCTTAATTCTCTGCACCATCCTAGATGTGATCGAAATGGATTCGAAGCGTGTGCCCAAGGACAAGCTGGCATGCATCACTCGTTGCAGCAAACATATCTTCAACGCCATTAAAGTCAGCAAGAAAGAGGCTGCGTCTGCAGACGACTTCCTCCCCACACTCATCTACATTGTGCTGAAAGCAAATCCTCCGCGACTGCAGTCCAACATCCAGTACATCACCCGCTTCTGCAACCCTAGCAGACTCATGACCGGAGAGGATGGTTACTACTTTACCAATCTGGTGAGGAGATGAGTAGACGCTTTTTAGTGTAGTTGTGGCACAACTGAATTGTACTGTTTCCTACTTATAGAAGTGGGGTAATGCTAATTAGAAAACATCTGTGCATAATGCATTGCAGCTCCACAGCACCACAGACAAGCTATACTGCTGCAGCATTAACAAGTCTGTCTGCAGTCTCAATGTAAGAGTGTAGCCACAGGACATGTTAAAAgtttgtgaaacattttgtgGCTTCATTAAAACCTGTTGCTTCACTGTATGCTGTGGGGGAAAGACATGTTGAGTTAAACGAAGTTCCAATTATAAGTCACAGATTACTTGCTGGAATTAACTGAATGTCAAAGTCAAGACAAAAGTCATAGTCAAGGCTTTAAGTGgtctcagtgttttctttttaaccttTATGACAGTGATATTAGAAAGAGGTGACATAAAGTTGAGGTTTTCCTTTAATAAGCCCCCACATCTTGTCTCCTCAGTGCTGTGCAGTAGCATTCATTGAGAAGTTGGACGGTCAGTCTCTGAACCTGAGCTCAGAGGAGTTTGAGCTCTACATGTCGGGCCAGGCGTCCCCACACTGGCCACAGGCCACTGCAGCTTCCTCCTGCTCCCCAGGCAGCACAGCTCTCAGTCAAGTCCACAAAGGGCTGGACCTGCTTACAGGGCTCGGAGAACGGCAGGAGAGAGTCATAGAGAAGGCTCGCCAGCTGGAGAGCGACCTCATCGACTGGACGGACGAAGTGGAGCACAAGGTGCAGAGTGTTATTGAGCGTTTTccagcagagacacaaaaccCTACTGCAACCACAGCCAGTGAGACATCTGCAGCTTCATCA
It encodes:
- the rabgef1l gene encoding RAB guanine nucleotide exchange factor (GEF) 1, like; translation: MSQRRGIHLDQSELLCKKGCGFYGNTAWQGLCSKCWREENQREKQKQIQDDWALAERLQREEEEAYASRQQRAPSQPTITPFSKFEERKTKEKSSKVNTVTKFFSPSTKTPPKKDAAPFDTQSSPSPSSSASRHSSVDSDHATQEFIDFLRPLKSGREIFKQCRAFTESMVYKRDTGADELSECVQDFYQNLSERLHTQFKGSSDHVESVMDQVEKYMMTRLYKEVFCPETTDDEKKDLAIQKRIRTLHWVTIEMLCVPVDEEIPEVSDSVVKAITDVIEMDSKRVPKDKLACITRCSKHIFNAIKVSKKEAASADDFLPTLIYIVLKANPPRLQSNIQYITRFCNPSRLMTGEDGYYFTNLCCAVAFIEKLDGQSLNLSSEEFELYMSGQASPHWPQATAASSCSPGSTALSQVHKGLDLLTGLGERQERVIEKARQLESDLIDWTDEVEHKVQSVIERFPAETQNPTATTASETSAASSAIDSDNVENELLPPPLQPQVFAG